CACCCCCATGGAGACAGATGGAGAGTGAAACAGGAGGATTTGGAAAAGAGTTGAAGGCAGCCACAAAGTGatgctcacacacacacacacacacacacacaagcactaACACTCACATGACGCacacaaaagccaaagcaGGATGCTTGCGTCTGTCAGCGGCAATTGTGGCTGATTTGCGCTTTTTCCACGCCGCAAAAGCGAGGGGATGAGCCGAAAGTGGGCGGTAAAGGTGGTCAGGAGTTGGCGGGCGTGGTATGGAACACACAGCGTACAACATTCCAAGGCATTTGATAAACGTAGACGCATCGCAGTATACGTACCTTTTACTTCGACGACACCTCCTTAGAAATCCTGTTCTTTCTCCTTCTGCAAAGAAAACAATCACTTGAAATGTATGAAACTAAAATGCATTTGCTGTCATTAAATTGATAGAATTTCTTTGATATTCATATTTGGTCGCTAAGCGCGGCTCACAGAGAATAAATCATAGTCATAGGCATTCAAAACAATATCAAAAAAGGTATATTAGCACAAATCAAATCTCTTACAGCTATCATGCATGTTAATTGAAACTTAATAAAATTCAGACCGTCAATAATAATACTACAATTTGCAGATTTCGATCCCCCTTTAAATCAATACTTAACTTAGATGGAAAAAATTCTAGTGTGGAGAGACAATTTTGGCACCTCAagaatcaattaaaaataaacatacattTCTTTCGGAGATATGTGAGTGTGCACGGCCAGcagtaaaaaattaaacggaccaaaaagaaacaaagaaataaGCGGTATCAATCTGTAAATTGCAAagacaaattaaattgcagaAAAAAGTCTGCCCTTGAAAATCAATTGCACCATTCCGATCTGCTGGAGACCTTGGCCTTGAATACGATCCTAATTTCTAATACTTAGGCTTAGCCTTCCGCACCGTGGGACCAGGAGCGCGATTATGTGACGAAAGCGCTTTCGGGTGATCTTCCTGTGGAATTCAAGGCTTATATAAAGAAAAGTTTACCgataaaaaacgaaataatgCTCTCCTCGCTTATTCCATTTTTCTTCTTAAATGCCCTTCAATTTTGGGCTGCACTACACTCTTTTTCTTGGCCGACCCCTGAACTAAATGATTAAGATTAAGATTAATTATAAGATTTACTTATTGTCATACTTTTTTAAGACAGATTGTAAataaagagagagaaaaaaaaattattccGGACCGGACCGAGCTAGCTGTCTAGTTACGGAATCCCTTCGCGGTCGTCAACTTGGCCTTAAGATTTACGTCGACACATCCACGATATTCTCAAAGTGAAAATAATGCCGGAAAAGCCGCGTCCGTTGCTTCGCCGGACCGTCAGAAGTGGAAGAAAACCATCTTGGCCTTCGGGTTCCGGCCAAacccatctctctctctctctctctctctctaagTCCCACCGCCATTCCCATGGAACTGTAAATCAGCTCTGTTGCCTCTTTCAATCCGAAATTCTTGACTCGAAGAATTCTTCTTCTGCCCCAATTTTAGTTCTGGGATTCGAACATAGATGGCGGCCCCAAACCTTCTTACCCCACTAGCTGCCAGAAGCGCTACATTCCGCCGAATGGGGTTGACTGTTATGAATGGATAAGTAAGCAAGTTATTAgcattgatttttaattaaatcaatataGGTACattaaacatacatatgtatgtatgtacaagtGTGCAACATGCAGATAGCCAAGGACAAGTCCCCTCGGAATTTCGATGCACGGCTCACAGACAGGGTCAAATCGTTGTGGAGGCCTGGGCTGTAGTGTGGCCACcttggaaattaatttctcACGTTTCACGTACAATTTGTATGGCCGGAAGCGTTTTCAATCCGTTGCGGTGGTGCGGGCGTCGGCATCGGCATCCTCCCACTCCTCCCGGTCCTCCTACTCCACCCGCAGCCAGCTCGCTAATGAAGGTTTCATATTGCTCCTGGATCTGATGTGGCTGTTGTGGCACGGAATTATAAGGCGCACAAATCGCCGCacgtagcagcagcagcaacttctTCGTCTCGTCCTTTAACGGGACTGCAGTTCAGACTCCGGACAACGGACACCGGCACACTTATACGGACACGCCAGGGGCAGTGGCAACTTGTGTTTTTGGGGGGTCCTTTAATGGGCCTTTAACTCAAAGCTGCAACACTGGTTGCCTCTTAAAGAACTTATATACTTATATTTGTGTATGTAATGGGTATCGGATGGCTTATGCCTTTACATAATATTTATGCATTAGTATTAGCAAAGGACAACTAATAGTTGAAATCTCAATGGATATTAGATAATAAATaccaaacaaattaaatcattGTTATTTTTCAAACATATCAAATTTATCAGAAAAATAAACTTATTTTCGCTGCTCGTTTGTTCAAAGTCAGTGGTATGCAAGAGTTTATAATTAgtaacaaatttaatttttttattacagTTGACTTGGGGATATATTTGGAGCTAAAGTTCTCGCCATTAAGCTGCACTGCGAACTCGGACTTGGTGGGGCTACCCCTTCGTCTACGCCTCTGACACacacgctcacacacacacacacacacacacacacacacacacacacacacacttcgTACACGCTTCGTATTTGGAGCGTGTAAAGTGATTTTTGtgctggtgctgttgttgttcttcccgtgctggtcctgtgctgcCGTGTGCTTTGCTTTCCTTCGGTTATTATTAGCTTCCACTGGGCTTCGTGTTCCTGGGATTCCCCCACTTGCTCCTCCATTCGATTCCATGCGATACTCTGCTCTGCCATACCCATTCctcgtgtgtgtgcgtgtgtgtgtgtgtttgtccaAATTGCACAGGATTATGGGTCTTAATTTTATGATTGCTTCTTTAATCAGCCTCCGTAACTGCACGCCAATTACGTCCTGCTCCGTGCTAAttgtttctatttctgtttcggtttctgtttctgctgccgtttttctgcctcctttttttttgttcgagCCCCGCCCATCCCCGCCTCCGAGCCGTGCCCCGTAATCGATGTGTGCTTTTCGCGATTAGCCGAGCGCCAAATGAGCTGGACGCGACGGATGGAGGAGCACGTCTCCGATTGAGGCCCGCGACGCTCCCTCCACGAATCCATCTTATATTATAGTTTTGTTGGGAAGGGCGAGATGTTTGGGAGCAATCATGTCGAATTGCAGACTTGGCCCGACCAAGCTTGTCTTACACCGAGTTCGAGGAACTAGCAACGTATTTACCCGCAATGAAGGTGGCAACAATGTGTTTTGGGTGCTGAAAGCCAGTTGCCTCTTTGAAAATCTGGACTGTCCAGTTCCCATGATCCGGCCCAAGACATGGAACGTTTTTCATTTCAACCTGAGAAGCCACAATGAACTACCCGCAAATGGGACggtgaatatataaatatggtTATTCAGCTAATGATGCCCGTGTTAGTGTCTGTCCATTATACCGCTGCAGGATGACACTGTTTTTGTTCTGCACATCGCCTCAGTTTCTTTCGAGCCGCAAGGATTTGGACCAAAAGTGATAGGATTTGGCAAATAGTCGGGGCAGCATCACCTTGTGTCGCAGGACCTTATACTAATGGCCAGCAAAGTGGCAGCGGAAAGAAGGAGCCGCAATAGGCGACGCTTAAGCGGCTTATCCTGGCGAAACAAGggtgcgactgcgactgcgactcaGGCACGGAGTATTAAAAAGGtacaaacatatgtatgtatatatgactTTTGCTGGCCAAATGTGCATACACTTAAGTCAAAGTCAAACTGCGGTCGTAGCCATCAATGCACATCTGCGTTTGACCAAATCAATGTCGAACAGACCGGCAGTATCGCGGCCTAATTGCGAAATATGTACTTCAGTTTGGGCGTAGCTGTTGTTGATTTACTTCCCGTGTGGCTGACGCAGGATACATGCTCGCCTTTGAGGTCCTGGCCCGAATCTAAGCTCAACTAATTATAACTTTGGTGCAATTCGTTCAAAACCTTTGAGGCCCTTGCGCGTGTATTCGCGTTTTCATCTCGCGCTCGTCGTCGTTTTCGGAGCTACCAAGGCTACCAAGGATCTCCGAGGTGGGCGGTGCGGCtgaagtgggcgtggcgcaACTCGAGCGGCGAGCGCTTTTAGGCGATTTTGCTGGCAAAATCATGTGCAGCCAACGGCTTCGAGAGTCATTAAGCTTATTAAGTGGGCGAGCAGATAACCCAAATGAGTGCATGCCAAATGAAAGCCAACGCAATTTGCACTCATATCGCCCACGAATTCCTTGCACTgttaaaaaaagaaggaacTGAGCTCAGCTGGTTGGCGGATATATGCAGTCCCAGTTTCAAATGCCTAAATGCCCAGATAAGTGTATCAACAATTTGGACACCGATCGAAATGAAAGGAGTAGGTAAATTCTGATGCTATacacaattattttttaaaacgtGCATCGTTAACTGACTCGAAAAGTTTCTGGTTAATCCACTTCTTACTATAACCATTTGTAAGTTTGTATCAAAATCAAGATTtttacaaagaaaataaacactTCAACGTACCAAGTTTTGAAATATTCAAACCACATCAGTGTGTTGAATaaccccaaaacaaaaaaaaaaaaaatatttagataatAGAAACTGGATCTCAATGGAGTCTGCAATATCCGAATAGATAGCAGATGCTAAGTATgtatgttttatatatatataaattgcatCTTCAATACTCCGTAGTTCTTAAGCAAGTTTTGTCCAGTGTACTTATTCAAATAGCTCATGCTCATGGAAAAGTTTCCCAAGAGGCCGGAAAAGGGTCAGGAGGTGGAAGAGAAGAAATACGAGAAAGGGCGTGGGGAACCGGAAACGGAGAAgataacaaacaaattgccaGTGCAATTGCAAGCTTGAGATTATCGCCTGCCTGCGGTGGCCGCATTACTCGCTCTTAACTTTACTTAACTCCACTTTGGCTTACTTAACTTTGCTTCAAGTGCAGGCCAATAGGAGGCATTGCAATGGCCTTCTTATCGCTGCGGTTGATGCAAAAGTAAGTCCCATTGCATCCCCAGAAACTTTTAAtggctgcgagaggagcgccGCCTACGCTGACCACCATTAATCTGAAAACCTAATACCCGCCTGCGGCTAAACTTCAATTTACCCGCTTACTCGATTGCCATCTTTCGATAACGATTGGCGAGCACAGGCCTAAAAGCTAGCTGCTATGCCACGCAGGACACTCATGGTTTCCTTTTTGACATTAAATTCACTTAATAATATTACCTTTTCGCATTCTAATGCCGTTCCCCAATTATAAACGAATTTATATTCACacaacacatacatatatgtatatttatatattaaaaagtcacatatacatatgcacatactcCACGTCGACCATCGACTATCGGATACCCATTACTAAGCTAAAGGTGTATGAGCTATGTATGTATACCTTTTTGCGTGCCTCTTTTGCGAAACTCTTTCAATTACCGACCTTAACTGGTAAAATAAAACGGCTCTTCTGAACtattttgtgatttatttttatagtgATTTATTTAATGGTTCGTTAATGTCCTGTATGGTTGAGAGACTCTGAGGAAGAGACATTGGTCATTAGTGTCTGAAAAGATATGTATGATTGAATATGTGTAGAATGAAGGTAATTCCTCGTGAGACTTGTTTACCAGCCCTGAGGACGCTCTAGCTTTAGTCGCTTAGCCAACGGATTCCCATCTGGATTTTGCTCTGAAACCGAAGTTAAATACCCAGTTGGGTCCTCCACGGGAAACGTTCGCTTCTTTACGTCCAGCATGCTAATGAAACTATGAACTTTATGTCAGGACTCTCACCACGAATTACTTCAACTCACAGCAAATTGCTGCTGAACAACAGCTCATTTAGGCGCTCGTGCTCTTCGCGCGAAGGACTTCTGTTAGGCTGCTCCATGTCCAAGATCGAGTCCATTCCTGCCAGCATTGCGATCACGCTAGCTTGCAAGTTGCCATCATTGACAGATGCCGTCTGGGCAGACTTATTCACTGTATTGGATGGCAAACCCTTAGTCATCGTAGACTGATTGCCCATCCACTGATTGAATCCACGCGTAAACTGAGGCTGCAATTCTTCCGGAATATTCCGGAGGAAATAGGAATGGGATTCGTTGTTCGGATTTGGCATCTTGAAGTTCCGTTGTGACATGGAAATGGTTTCTCCGGTACGGGTTCTAGATGTGAACTGAATTCAATAGGGACCAAAGCAaaccaaatgtcaaaaataggCTACcttttgattgattgaaaatgaaagggttgcatttaataattatgcaaaaatgatttatatttaattatattatatatattataaaattattatgatatatttaaattatatttatccCACTCGTCTGTAGCTGATTAACAGTTATCTGAATATGATTCCAAAATTAAGAttaagtatatatgtacatatatactgttattatatattaacagtatatatataacagtatatatatacatatatatgggcCTAACAGAAACCATTATTCCTTTCGGTACCCTTTGCCATCTTTTGAGAATTTACATTGTGTTGTTCTATATGACAGTGACGTCACCTTATAGCTTTAGGCTGTACTTGAATTATTACTTTTGAAACAGCAATAATTCAATGAGTGATCAAATATGAATTCGCACTTCAATCAGCCTTCAAATCCAATGATGTTTCTTATCAAGAATTCAGGCGTATTATATTTCGGAATTCTACATTCTACATACTTTTTAGCCAGTGTAGAATTGTACATACGCATTGGTATTTTCGTCGAAATTCAGTGGTGTGGTATTCAGCTACAGATGTATTTGAAATCTCAGATTCGAGCGCGGTCACACTGAGCACGTGGAGCAGACAAAGCAGCTGGATTGAGAAATTATTGGAAACAACGCAGTAAAAGCACAACAGATTGCACCATGGAGGCAGAGAACATCAGAGCAGACGCATTCGAGCCGGCGAAGAGAGCGACGAAGCGCGGAGCCAGCGGAGGCGGGCAGCAGGACGTGGAGATGCAGGTGGACGAGGCGACCGGCATTGAGGGCCAGGTGCTGGGATCTTCGCGAGCATCGGCGCCGCCCAAGGCAAAGCGGGCCAGAAGCGAGCTGCGCAAGGTATCCGTGCCGCCACACAGGTACTCCTCGCTCAAGGAGCACTGGATGAAGATCTTTACGCCCGTGGTGGAGCACATGAAGCTGCAGATCCGCTTCAACATGAAGGCGCGCCAGGTGGAGCTGCGTGTGGGCCCCGAGACGCCGGACATAGCCAACCTGCAGCGCGGCGCCGACTTCGTGCGCGCCTTTCTCTGCGGCTTCGAGGTGGACGACGCCCTGGCCCTGCTGCGTCTGGAGGACCTGTTCGTCGAGTCGTTCGAAATCAAGGACGTGAAGACGCTGCGCGGCGACCACCAGTCTCGCGCCATCGGCCGCCTCGCCGGCAAGGGCGGCCGCACCAAATTCACCATCGAGAACGTGACCAAGACCCGCATCGTGCTAGCCGATAGCAAGATCCACATCCTGGGCAGCTACCAGAACATTCAGCTTGCGCGCCGGGCCGTCTGCAACCTAATCCTCGGCTCGCCGCCCAGCAAGGTGTATGGCAACCTGCGGGCAGTCGCCTCGCGCCTCTCGGAGCGCATGTGATTGGGAGAGCGGACTGGAGTGGACTGGACTGGAGTGGAGTTCGACTTGAGAGGGAGTAgttgcggttttttttttagcattagcaataaataataaatataataacatGTATTCAAACATTTACAatatacacaaacacacacagcgaATGACGGGAATGAGGTCGGCCCACTGGAGGCGCGTGGGCAACTAGAGCTTGGTCAggatgagcagcagcagcatgaaGAATGTGACCGCCGCCAGGACGAGAATGACGCACATCTTGCGGTTCTTGCGCTGATACATTTCCGCCTTGTGCAGCTGGCGCAATCCCTCCGAGACGCGCGTCTGCGTCTGCTCCACGTTGTAGTCGATGCGGTCGAGCACAGTGCCCTGCTCCTGGACCATGTGGCCCAGGTCCTTGAAGATGTCGTTCAGGTCGTAGATGGACTTGACTATCTTGGTCACCTCCTGCTCGCGGTGCTGCGCCACCCGCGTGTTCTCCTCCTCgaagagcagcagctgctgttggGTCATCCGGCTGGCCGGCGGCCTTTGGAAGTGATCGTCGATGGCCTGCTCGTCGTCCTCGAACAGATAGCCGTTGCCGGACTTGCCCTCCGCCGGCGGCTGCAGAAAGTTGTCGAAGGAGTCGACGAAGTTCTCGGCGCTCTGCTCGCCCAGCTCCACGTTTGTGAAGACGTCTCCAGCGCCAGCGCCGCCGCCGTCGTCGAAGTACTTCTGCGAGCGCTCCTCGCGGGAGTTCAGCTGAAGCAGGTAGGCATTCTGGCTGGCACGGAACTTCACCGTCAGCTCCTGCAGCTGGAGCAGGGCGCAGTGTACCGCGTTGACCGTCAGGCACTGCTCCATCTTGCTGCCCACGCCGATGCTGCTGCGCACGCACTGGATGTGCCGGTGCGTGGAGGTGATCAGCTTGGAGACGATTTGGCTGAGCACCTCGATGTCGCACTCGTCGTCCCGCTGATCATCGAAGGCGGGTCGCAGGAGGTGGCGTGCGTGCAGGGAGCCCAGTTCATCCAGCTTAGGCTTGATCCTGCAAACGAGTGATGGGAGTGAAGTTGAACCCTGCGCATGGACTACTGTTTGTTTACCCACTTAGACATGGTGTACTGCGCCTCCTCGAACTTGTCCAGCCAGGCGGGCGGCGTGCCGTAGTCGTCCTGCAGCTCCAGTCCCTCCTCCGCCTCGCGCACCGAGTGCTTTAGAAGGCGCTCCGCATCGCTGCCCCTCTGGAAGACGGAGAAACGCAAAACATATGTTAGTTGATGATAACAGTGAAGACCCCAGACGGAGACGCACTCACCCGATCGTCGTAGTGATTCCGGTTCTTGGACGCATTGTTGCGCATGATGACGAACACCTCCGTCAGGTTGCGCGACGTCATCCTGGCCGTCTGCTCCCGATTTCTTGGGGATTGGAAGGATTGATCCAAGTCCGCTGAAAACTCAATCAGATTTTTTCCAGTTTCGTTTTGACACAGCAGCGCAGTGTGCCCGCTGACTTGCTCGCCCAGAATACCGATAGTCGCCACGACGAACTGGTCACCCTGGCCTGAACGCACCGTTACATGTCCGAGaattatacttattttaaatattattttcttattatCTGTAGAATCTGTACTTTATATGTATACTCCTAAACATCCTATTTGCGAAAGTGATTTTTTCAATATACGGATTGGATAGCTCCAATAGAAATATTCGGAAATTACAGAATATAGTATTGCTTTGTTGAGTTTCAACAATTTATAAAGTTAATTCTGTACACACCGTCACgtaaattgaaatgcaatacTTTTAGCAATAAAACGACCGTAATAGTACAATAAAAGTATTCAATAATTTGTTATGTGCGTTCTCTTTTTTTGCGTTACGAAAGAGTAATATAACCGAATGATATTGTAAATGATTTTAGAATCAAGTACATTTTAGgctaatgtttaaaaattacaaatttacaGAATTTTAGGGAACTCATTATGAGTTTGGCTTAACGTTTTCTAATAGCCAGCTTCCACTGTACTGGGTTTTAATCCGTGACACAAGCCTGTGACTTAAGAACACTGAAGAGCTATCGAAAGGCAAAACATATCGATGGCTCGACCCCCTGATATCGATTACTTGATAGCTCAGTCAGTTTGCACCTCCCCCTGATATCGATTGCcatcaaacaattttatttcattttaaaataattccttGATTTCAAATTGCATTGTACTGGTAACTGGCACTTCCAATTGTGACCCGAAAGCAGCAAGCGCGGAAAACGGAGAGTTCAAGTGCGGGTGGAAAAGTCAGGATGTCATAACTAACTCCGAGCGGAACAACGAAATGAGCAGTGCGGACAAGGATAACAACGAATTATCCTGATCCTGGACGCCCGATTGcagttgtgtgtgtgcttgcgcgcgtgtgcgtgtgcttaGTGTGTGTGCCAGTGACGACATTGACCCGCCTTCGCCCCCGCCCCCACCCGCGCTCCAACCCACCACCACACCCCCCTTGAAGGGGTAACTGTGCCATGCCattgtcgttgttgtggttgtggtCGAGCTCGTTTCTAGCCTGACTTCGGCGGTGGAGCACTAGGGAAGGCAACACGaaaacacaaacatgttcAACCGCCAGGCGAGCGGAGGAGCCGGATCCAGTGGCCAGGGTGCTGGGTCCAGCCAGACCGCTTCTGCAGCACCAGTCTCCGCTGGAGTTGGAGTAGGAGGGGGTGGAGGTGCCAGTGGAGCAGCGGCAGGAGCAGGCTCCGCAGCAGGATCTGGATCGGGATCAGGTTCCGGATCAGCAGCACCGCCCAGCCATTCGCCCGATCTCTACCTGCGCCCGCTGCCCTTTCTGGACGCCAAGTGGCTGCGCGCCGATCTCATCGCCTCCCTGCGCAACGCCGCCGACGGCGCCGTACTGTGGAACCATCTGATCCAGGACTGCGAGCTGGTCTCGTCGCCTACCGCGCCGCTCCTAAATGCCCGCGGACAACTATCCTACCTGGGCGACGATGGCAAGCACTACTGCGGCGCTCAGCAGCTCAAGTGCTCCTGCTGCCAGCCGGAGTACTGCGGTCCTCTCTCCGCCTGCAATTGCGACGGCTGTCGGCCTCTGGACTCGGACACGGCCATCAAAAAGCTTACCACCCAAGCTGCCGCCCAGCAAGCAGCCCATCTTAGCCAGGCCACCGACATGGTTCTGAGCGGCTGGCTCTGGAGCCAGCCACCTTCGCAGCAGGCGCGTTTGGATTGCCAGCGTTCTATGATCTCGGAGCTGCAGGAGCTAGCTCTACGCGCAGCCGGCAACTGTCTCTCTGCCCAGCATCTTCGCCAGCAACTCTTCATCTACGAGCGCTACTTCGTGGCCCTGAAAAGGGAGAGGGAACGGGAACGCAAGTCCACGACAAGCGCACAGGCGGTGGCCAGTGTCACCACCGCCAACACCACCATTGCCGCCACAACCGCCAATGCTGCAGTGGAGTCACAGCCGGCGGAACAGCAGGCGGAGCATGGAGCTCTCGGCTTGGCACGCGTAGCCACCCACGCCGCACTGAACTTCAGCTTCGCCTTCCTGCGACGCGCCTGGCGCTCCGGTGAGGACACGGAAATGTGCAGCGAGCTGCTAAGCGAGGCGCTGGCTTCTCTGCAGGAACTGCCTGAGGCCACGCTGTTCGAGGCAGCCGTCGTCTCCTCGCTCTGGCTGGAGGTTATGGAGCGCTCCATCAAGTTCCTGCGTCTGGTGGCGCTCGGTGATCCGATGGGCAATCGCTGCACCGCACCACTAAACGACCGCCACACAGCGCTGTGCCTTCTGCTGGAGCTGGGCGTGCAGAAGGGCACCCTGGCCGCCACGCTCGAGTGTGTCgttctgctgttgttgctatgGGAGAAGGACCGTGCGGGCAACGACAATCGGGACATGCCACGCAAGACGGGCGCCCCGCTGCAGCGCATCCTGCTGCGCTACCAGAAGATTGGAGCCACGGCCAAGGGAGGTGGAATCGCCGGCGGAGAACCTGCTCCAGTGGCCAGTGCCACGGAGACCTTCCTTCGCTTTCTCTCGCTACCCAAGAGCAGTGCGGCCATTGTGGACCTTCGTCGCGCCGCAGTCGTGATCATTTCTCACCTGGACCGCATGGTGCAGCCGCTGATGCCGCGCTGCCTGCTCCGCGGTGGACAAGCAACCGCCGCATCATCCAGTTCAGCTCCTCAGCAGCGGATCTACGCCTTGGGCTGGCCATCGCTCTCCAAGGATCAGCAGGGATTCAGCGCTGAGCCGACGCTCAGCTGGAGTGGAGAGTCTGCGGGCGTGCCCACGCTTAGCTGCCGCTTTCAGATTAAGCAGGTGGCCTGCTGCGAGACGCAGATGCTTATCCTTAGCCAGGAGGGTAAGCTGTACACCTGGCGCCTGGCCAAACCGGAAGCGGAACCGCTACCCATGGAGGAGGTCGCCCACGATGTGTTCATCAGCATCGCTGGCCACTGTGAAGGTCGTCACTTTCTGGCCATTGACAGCAACCGTAAGTGAATTtctaaattgaaaaaaattatcATTGCTGTTCGTCTTCACTGCTAGTTCGTTTTACAGCCATTATATTGGTTATCGtacatattatattaaaatgttgGGACTTCCAGAGATTTAATAAAAAGTGTAGCACGCTTTTCagcgtatttttttttattattgaacttacggtaggaaaattaaaatcttctaaagataccacctaccgtccgtaggtggcatgcacgattcataatcCCTAGTATAATTATTCCTATctgctaaaacaaaaacctccgtgTGCTCTTCAGTCCTTGCACGCTCACCGGGACTGtcagtcaaggtatgacttcgaTGAGCAGGATGTGAAGCCAGGTCACAGCAAAGCCTTTGCTACCGCCACCAGCAGATTCGTGGCCGGATATATCCACCGACGTTGGGCATGAGTCTAGCCAATGAAGAAGCTGTTATTGCTGCCATCTTGCTGGCGTAACTTGCgtggtccttgaacgatagtctgGGGTCTATCATAACACCCAagtactttagggactcttggGACAGAGACTAGCATattctccacctttttcctACTTCCTGCTTAGTAGAACTGCCCGTTaatgctctcggtgattgcctctatACGAGTATTAAGGATATGTTCGGACAGTTTTCCAACTATATCCAGTAGGTAAagagggcggtagctgtttgcagcatgtgctggtccatttcggcaacaggactagGTTCTGGCTTTTCCGCCTCGTTGAAAAGATTCCGTCCAAAAGGCATTGCCTCGACGACTTCGAAATCTGTGACGCACGGGAAATCTGAGGCAGGGGCTACTTCTGTTGGTCGTCATAGTGTGGTCTGCATTGGTGTGGTCTGCAATATTAGCCAGGACCCCAGTTTCAGATGGGGTTACATCTGCTTATAGGCGAGGCACCAGGAATCACTGTCTACGCTATCCTGCAGCGACCGCGCCTTGGCAGCCGCTATGCCGTGAGCTCGACCTGGTGGGTACTGCctcttcctggtgtcccatgctGGCCCGGCTGTTCTTCTCTGCCGTCTCCAAGGTTCGCTTAAGAGCACGATGTCTATATTGCGCTTAGCCTCAGTCTGACCTAGGAGTATGATCTGAGCTGGATTACGTTAGTATGGGCGTGCATTATAGCTTATTTTAGGCTCGTTCTGTATGTCGGGCACGCGAAGGTACCCGTCGAGTGGTTTCTATCCgcctcgctgctgcagatcaaGCATTTTGGTTGGTGAAGGCTGTGTGTGTTAACTTAACTTTAGAATAATAGGAGTTATAAACCTGATGCCCTTTTTTCCAATTCGTTGCAGACAACGCCTACTCCTGGGGCACCGGCGAAGATCACCGCCTGGGTCATGGCGACACCCACGCCCGAGCCGTTCCCACCAAGATCGCTGCCCTGGAGCAGCACTGTGTACAGTCGGTCTACTGCGGCT
The DNA window shown above is from Drosophila melanogaster chromosome X and carries:
- the l(1)G0004 gene encoding lethal (1) G0004; protein product: MEAENIRADAFEPAKRATKRGASGGGQQDVEMQVDEATGIEGQVLGSSRASAPPKAKRARSELRKVSVPPHRYSSLKEHWMKIFTPVVEHMKLQIRFNMKARQVELRVGPETPDIANLQRGADFVRAFLCGFEVDDALALLRLEDLFVESFEIKDVKTLRGDHQSRAIGRLAGKGGRTKFTIENVTKTRIVLADSKIHILGSYQNIQLARRAVCNLILGSPPSKVYGNLRAVASRLSERM
- the jb gene encoding jean-baptiste codes for the protein MSQRNFKMPNPNNESHSYFLRNIPEELQPQFTRGFNQWMGNQSTMTKGLPSNTVNKSAQTASVNDGNLQASVIAMLAGMDSILDMEQPNRSPSREEHERLNELLFSSNLLMLDVKKRTFPVEDPTGYLTSVSEQNPDGNPLAKRLKLERPQG
- the Syx16 gene encoding syntaxin 16 — its product is MTSRNLTEVFVIMRNNASKNRNHYDDRRGSDAERLLKHSVREAEEGLELQDDYGTPPAWLDKFEEAQYTMSKIKPKLDELGSLHARHLLRPAFDDQRDDECDIEVLSQIVSKLITSTHRHIQCVRSSIGVGSKMEQCLTVNAVHCALLQLQELTVKFRASQNAYLLQLNSREERSQKYFDDGGGAGAGDVFTNVELGEQSAENFVDSFDNFLQPPAEGKSGNGYLFEDDEQAIDDHFQRPPASRMTQQQLLLFEEENTRVAQHREQEVTKIVKSIYDLNDIFKDLGHMVQEQGTVLDRIDYNVEQTQTRVSEGLRQLHKAEMYQRKNRKMCVILVLAAVTFFMLLLLILTKL